The window tacataatttcttctcttcttaaaTCTCTAtgatcgggcagccccggtggtgcagcgatttagggcagccccggtggtgcagcgatttagcgccgcctgcagcccaggttgtgatcctggagacccgggatcgagtcccacgttgggctccttgcatggagcctgcttctcccgctgcctgtttctctgcctctctctctctgtgtgtctctcatgaataaataaaatcttaaaaaaaaaatctctatgatCTTCCCTTTCCTCAGCCAGGAATTTTTTCTTCTTACTCTCACACTCCTGACACttaagaatgaatgaacagtCCCTGCTCTTATATTGGTCCTGGGCCCATTTACCCTCCTAtccattatttctccttttcccttcttgctcttaggttgggggtggggtgatggCTCATCCTATCGTCTGCCTTTCTTAGGCTCCCAGATTTGTGGTTGAGTTTGGCGAAtggaaggcagaggagagagactgGGGTGcatgggaggcagggagagactgGTTGTTTCTTCTCAATCCCAGCCTTGGGTGGCACCTCTGGCAGGGCTGTGTCATCCATGGCTTCAGCTCCCACCAGATGCTGGGCTCAGGCAACACCACCATCTTCTATTGTCCCTTtagcccagagagagagaaatcgtTTCTGATTGTCGCTCATCTCTGGGTTTCCTATTTGGCTTCCACTGCTCTTCCATCACACGTATAAGTAATTTCCTGTGTTAGATACTTAGATGAGTTTCCTGATTGGACTCTGACTGTGGCAGCTTCTAAGGCCACTTTTCCTTGTACTGGGTATCCTATCCCCACACATCTTCTCTAGGACTTCAGTTCTGCGATTCCTCCTCTGAAACTAGGTTCTCCTTCCCATAAGTGTGCTGAATTTCTCTAGCATCTTGTACAGTTAGGTAAAGTCTCTTCTTTGACTCTGCATCCTTTCCAGCTATTGCTCtgttctctgctcctcttcctagTAACACTGAAAGGGATGCTTCCTGTCTCCCACTCCGTCTACCCCTTCTGCTTGCTTGAACTTCCACTCAGAATGCTTGCTAAGGTCACAGTTATTCCTGGTTAACGCCACCACTGTTTACTTACCTACTTCTCTACTTGGTCAACTTCATTACCTTCAAAAACAGTTgactgcctccctccccccactgctttgaaatgctttcttctcTGGGCTTCCATGGCTCCACCTTATCTTGAGTTTTCTACTTCCCTCAttgttctttctcctctgttcAATGTTTAATGTATTGGTGTGGCTCCAGCTCTGTCCTGGACCTCTTCGCTCTCTGCATGGTTTTTTTTAGGTGGCCACATCCTGTTCCATGGCTTCTACTATGGgcgtgcatgtgcacgtgtgtgtgtgtaaccacCACATCTGTTTCCAGCTCTGATGCCTTTTTCCTGACCTCACAGTCTAATCTCCTGGTCACCCTCTATTACATTCTTCTATTTCACTTCTCtgcaaaagagaagtaaaaatcataagtcatattttcctgatttattccttttttattgtctGTCTGCCCCCATAAGTTATAAATTTCTTGAGCAGGGACCTCATCTATCAATCCCCATTCTATCCCAGGCACTTAGAACAGGGATCAGATGTTTAGTATTTACTGAATGCACGCATGAATGATGCTCTAATCTGTTATATGGCCCGTAGTTCCATTATTTCCCTGAAAAAAATGTCCCATAGACTATGAAACTAGATTTTTGTCTCTGATACTTAGTTGCCTTGTTCTACCATTGAGGGGTAGCACCATTGCTCTGGTCTTTGGTGCTGAGTGGACTTCTAACCACAAACTGAACCCAgctgaatgaatacattttttgaGAGGAAACTGAATGTCAATATGGAGGCAAACATAATATTTAACTTGTTCCAAAGAATTTAAGAATGAGTTTGTTTAAGCACTGTGAATTATTAGATGTtttgtagaaattttaaattagagaATAATGTCATCTGTCTGGGCTAACTTACActtgtttgtcttttctttgatgggagaaaatggaaaaagtcatctttttaaaaaaataaatgacctctTAAAAGTAAATTTACCAAATATAGGATTACTATACTAATTATAAGAAAACTAGCACTGTTTATATGAGTCTGCAATGCATAGATGTTGATTGATAAATGCAATGAGTTTAAGTATAATAACTATAGGTAAACATgtagaaagatttctttttttgttttgttttaaagcactgAATAACTgggaaactttaatttttaatttgagcaACTGGATGGCTACATTaattttctatcttaaaaaatttattatgattATCCTTATGTCTCAagctttactgttttttttctcatttttctatcttCAGAATGTCAAGATCCCAGAACTTGAATGATATCTTTCCTATTTCTGAGGACTACTTTGgatctggctctggctctggctctggctctggctcaggATCTGGAAGTGGCTCTGGAAGTGGCTTCTTACCTGAACTTGAACAGGAATACCAACCAGTAGatgaaaacaatgatttttatGATAACTTTAGGCCTCTTAAGAGAAATATGCCCTCAGACAACCAGGACTTGGGCCAAGATGGACCAGAAGaggattttattatataaaagagAGGGTTTCCCATCTTGATGTCAGGGAATgcattcaatatattttatgtatcataGTTAAGTGATTAATTTTGGAACAAAAggttttatagaaattttaaaacatctgaaaaagaaGTTTAGGTTTTATcactctttttcccccctcatgaattcttttttttttttttcctctcatgaaTTCTTAAAGCTTCCTTTATCTATCCTATTGTCCTGGAAAATACCTGTATTTTGTATCATGTTCAACCAATATCACTATGAAATGAACCAGAAAGCCCATGTCTATAAAAttgctttaaagaataaattatactatttaaaaaattcaatttgaaaGGCAAATTGACAGGCAATATTTCTGTAAGTCTTCAGAAACATGACTCTGGTTGTGAATTATAGATATGTCTTGTCTCTTATGAAAACCCAGATGAAACACACAGTGAATTTAGAGTGGGTTTTTGACAAGCCCAGTGTAAAGTGTACTGCTCTTATCTTACCATCCAATGTGTTTGTAGAGCTGGTGGACATTGTTGAGAACTATGATTGCTGTTACAATGAGAAACTTAAGACCCAAATTAAAGAACAGCTGTACTCTCATTACTTCATACTGCTTTACTTTTTCCTTAGATATCTGTGTATTTTCAATCGTTACCCTATTAAAGCAGAACTATAACCAATGTGTTAAGCTGTCTGGGATCTCTTGTTCTAAActcaggaaataattatttttgttcagATGTTTCTAGAAGTCTTATTCATAAAATATCTGTGAGATTATTTTACAGAGCAGTTTGTAACTAGAATCATCGTATTAACTAGCAaatcaaggggtacctgggtggctcagtggttgagtgtctgcctttggctcaggtcatgatcccagagtcctgatcaagttctgcatcaggctccctgcagggagcctgcttctccctctgcctgtgtctctgcctctctctctgtgtgtctcatgaataaataaaatttttttaaaaaataaaaaataaataaagccaccatgtagggcacctgggtggctcagtggttgggtgtctaccttcagcttgggtcatgatcctggggtcctgggatcaagtcccacattgggctccctgcaatgaacctgcttctcctttgcctatgtctctctctctctctgtgtttttcatgagtaaatattctttttttaaaatttttatttatttatgatagtcagagagagagagagaggcagagacataggcagagggagaagcaagctccatgcaccgggagcccgacgtgggattcgatcccgggtctccaggatcacgccctgggccaaaggcaggcgccaaaccgctgcgccacccagggatcccttcatgagtaaataaataaaatcttaaaaccccAAAACTAgcaaatcaagaaaacaattatGGGAAAGCAAGAAGCTTATTCTTGTTCAAGCACTTCCTCTCCTTGAAGGCTATTCCCATCTCTGTTCCCCTGAGTTCTGAAAAGCTTGCCAGCATCTTTGTCATGAATCTTGCTCTGCACAGTCCAGATCACCAATTCAGAACTGAGGATTTATTCAAATCAATCTCTGCTGAAAAAATCGATCTTGTTCAAGGCCACACACTTTCCCAGGGCAGACTGCATCTAATGACTAGTTGATGTAGACATCTGAATGCCAGGTGCTTCCCGAACTTGAGGAAATTCAGAAGGACCATCACAGATTTAGAGCTTCTTCACAGGTCAGCCAATACTTCGTTGGGACTGCTTTGCATGCAGTTTCTTCCTTTACTTAGTCTTGCTTCCTTTCATTCCCCTTACAGATACCTATCCTGAGAGTGCTCCCTTAGAAACTCTCTACATTGCTCCATGAAGAATCCAACCTTTGACAATTGGTGCCTGGAGGGGTAGAAAGCAGATACTAAAATGGGATTtatgtggcacctgggtgactcagtcagttaagtgcctgccttcggctcaggtcatgatcaggtcatgatctccgggtcctgggattgagtccctactcagtggagagtctgcttctccctcttcctctgcccctccccacctctcatgTACacgctgtttctctctctctcaaataaataaataaaatctttaaaatgggatttttgGAGCTAGATCCCCTGCTGCCTGGCTGGCAATGAGGACCCCATTCCTGGTCACAGATGCAGCACAGGTTGTTAAAATTTTCACTGATGATGGACTGGGATGGTATACCAGCATAAGGAAGTGTACCAGGGTGTAGTATATGAGGCATTGAGAAATATGAGGAAGTAGTAACATAAAGACAATAGTATTAGATGGCTATCGCTGGAGgcaattaat is drawn from Vulpes vulpes isolate BD-2025 chromosome 4, VulVul3, whole genome shotgun sequence and contains these coding sequences:
- the SRGN gene encoding serglycin, whose amino-acid sequence is MQLLLQGSRLVLALALLLVLDFSVQGSPVKRATYQWVHCSPDSNSANCIDEKEPVFDLLPGESNRIFPLTDRSSMSRSQNLNDIFPISEDYFGSGSGSGSGSGSGSGSGSGSGFLPELEQEYQPVDENNDFYDNFRPLKRNMPSDNQDLGQDGPEEDFII